From the Microbacterium sp. W4I4 genome, one window contains:
- a CDS encoding bifunctional aldolase/short-chain dehydrogenase produces MTNPTAAALLARSNRLGADAKNTNYAGGNTSAKGTETDPVTGEPVELLWVKGSGGDLGTLKEQGLAVLRLDRMRALVDVYPGVDREDEMVAAFDYCLHGKGGAAPSIDTAMHGLVDAAHVDHLHPDSGIAIATAADGPELTAKIFGEKVVWVPWRRPGFQLGLDIAEIKAQHPDAIGCILGGHGITAWGETSEESEANSLWIIDTAAEYIAANGKGAPFGGIRPGFERLADAERRTRAAALAATIRGIASHDKPMVGHFTDADVVTDFLASEKAPELAALGTSCPDHFLRTKVKPLILDLPATASVDEQIARLQELHAEYRTDYQAYYDAHATADSAGAAGAWPAIRGADPLIVLIPGVGMFSYGANKQTARVAGEFYVNAINVMRGAEALSTYAPISDAEKFRIEYWALEEAKLQRMPKPKSHQGRIAFVTGAASGIGKAIATRLAAEGACVVVADLDLEKAQAAAAELGGTDVAIGVAANVADADAVQAALDEAVLAFGGVDLVVNNAGLSLSRPLLETTEKDWDLQHDVMAKGSFLVSKAAARVLIDQKLGGDIIYISSKNSVFAGPNNIAYSATKADQAHQVRLLAVELGEYGIRVNGINPDGVVRGSGIFASGWGANRAATYGVAEEDLGQFYANRTILKREVVPENVADAVFVLTGPELSRTTGLHIPVDSGVAAAFLR; encoded by the coding sequence ATGACCAACCCCACCGCCGCTGCTCTCCTCGCGCGCTCGAACCGCCTCGGCGCGGATGCGAAGAACACCAACTACGCCGGTGGCAACACGTCCGCCAAGGGCACCGAGACCGACCCGGTCACCGGCGAGCCCGTCGAGCTGCTGTGGGTCAAGGGCTCCGGCGGCGACCTCGGCACGCTCAAGGAGCAGGGGCTCGCGGTGCTGCGCCTGGACCGCATGCGCGCACTCGTCGACGTCTACCCGGGCGTGGACCGCGAGGACGAGATGGTCGCGGCCTTCGACTACTGCCTGCACGGCAAGGGGGGAGCCGCCCCCTCGATCGACACCGCGATGCACGGCCTCGTCGACGCCGCGCACGTGGATCACCTGCATCCCGACTCCGGTATCGCGATCGCGACCGCGGCCGACGGCCCCGAGCTGACCGCGAAGATCTTCGGCGAGAAGGTCGTGTGGGTGCCGTGGCGCCGCCCCGGCTTCCAGCTGGGTCTGGACATCGCCGAGATCAAGGCGCAGCACCCGGATGCCATCGGCTGCATCCTCGGCGGGCACGGCATCACCGCGTGGGGCGAGACGAGCGAGGAGTCCGAGGCGAACTCGCTGTGGATCATCGACACCGCCGCGGAGTACATCGCCGCGAACGGCAAGGGGGCCCCGTTCGGCGGCATCCGTCCCGGCTTCGAGCGCCTTGCGGATGCCGAGCGCCGCACCCGCGCCGCCGCCCTCGCCGCGACGATCCGCGGCATCGCCTCGCACGACAAGCCCATGGTCGGGCACTTCACCGACGCCGACGTGGTGACCGACTTCCTGGCCTCCGAGAAGGCGCCGGAACTCGCCGCCCTCGGCACCAGCTGCCCCGACCACTTCCTGCGCACCAAGGTCAAGCCGCTGATCCTCGACCTGCCGGCGACGGCATCCGTCGACGAGCAGATCGCCCGCCTGCAGGAGCTGCACGCCGAGTACCGCACCGACTACCAGGCGTACTACGACGCGCACGCGACCGCCGACTCTGCTGGTGCCGCGGGCGCGTGGCCCGCGATCCGCGGCGCCGACCCGCTGATCGTCCTCATCCCGGGCGTGGGCATGTTCTCCTACGGCGCGAACAAGCAGACCGCACGCGTGGCCGGCGAGTTCTACGTGAACGCGATCAACGTCATGCGCGGCGCCGAGGCGCTGTCGACCTACGCGCCGATCTCGGATGCCGAGAAGTTCCGCATCGAGTACTGGGCGCTCGAGGAGGCCAAGCTGCAGCGGATGCCGAAGCCGAAGTCGCACCAGGGTCGCATCGCGTTCGTCACGGGTGCGGCATCCGGCATCGGCAAGGCCATCGCCACCCGCCTGGCCGCCGAGGGCGCCTGCGTGGTCGTCGCGGATCTGGATCTGGAGAAGGCGCAGGCCGCGGCCGCCGAGCTCGGCGGCACGGACGTCGCGATCGGCGTGGCCGCGAACGTGGCGGATGCGGATGCTGTGCAGGCCGCGCTGGACGAGGCGGTGCTGGCCTTCGGCGGCGTCGACCTCGTCGTCAACAACGCCGGCCTGTCTCTGTCGCGCCCGCTGCTGGAGACCACCGAGAAGGACTGGGATCTGCAGCACGATGTGATGGCCAAGGGCTCGTTCCTCGTCTCGAAGGCCGCCGCTCGCGTGCTGATCGATCAGAAGCTCGGCGGCGACATCATCTACATCTCCTCGAAGAACTCCGTCTTCGCCGGTCCGAACAACATCGCCTACTCGGCGACCAAGGCCGACCAGGCCCACCAGGTGCGACTGCTGGCCGTGGAACTCGGCGAGTACGGCATCCGCGTCAACGGCATCAACCCCGACGGCGTCGTGCGCGGCTCGGGAATCTTCGCCTCCGGCTGGGGCGCCAACCGCGCCGCGACCTACGGCGTCGCCGAAGAGGACCTCGGCCAGTTCTACGCGAACCGGACGATCCTCAAGCGCGAGGTCGTGCCCGAGAACGTCGCGGATGCCGTCTTCGTCCTCACCGGCCCCGAGCTGTCCCGCACCACCGGCCTGCACATCCCCGTCGACTCCGGCGTGGCCGCAGCGTTCCTGCGATGA
- a CDS encoding aldo/keto reductase has protein sequence MQHRILGRTGRDVSLIGLGTWQLGADWGDVSEADARAVLDASAAAGATFFDTADVYGDGRSESLIGAWRRDNPDAELTVATKMGRRVDQVPENYVLDNFRAWTDRSRRNLGMDTLDLVQLHCPPTAVYSDDAVFDALDTLVDEGAIANYGVSVETVDEALTAIVRPGVATVQIILNAFRLKPLDRVLPAAREAGVGIIARVPLASGLLTGRYTHDTVFAANDHRTYNRHGEAFDQGETFSGVDYDDGVEAAREFSALAENAGLAPAAAALAWVSQLPGVSAVIPGARNVAQAESNAVAGSIPDLGAEFTASVREIYDRRLRAAVHPRW, from the coding sequence ATGCAGCATCGCATCCTGGGCCGCACCGGCCGCGACGTGTCTCTGATCGGTCTCGGAACGTGGCAGCTCGGCGCTGACTGGGGCGACGTGAGCGAAGCCGATGCGCGAGCGGTCCTGGACGCGAGCGCGGCGGCCGGAGCCACCTTCTTCGACACCGCCGACGTCTACGGCGACGGACGCAGCGAGTCGCTGATCGGCGCCTGGCGTCGGGACAATCCGGATGCCGAGCTCACGGTCGCCACCAAGATGGGGCGCCGCGTCGATCAGGTCCCGGAGAACTACGTGCTGGACAACTTCCGCGCGTGGACCGATCGCAGTCGGCGCAACCTCGGCATGGACACCCTCGACCTCGTGCAGCTGCACTGCCCGCCGACCGCGGTGTACTCCGACGACGCCGTGTTCGACGCCCTGGACACGCTCGTCGACGAAGGGGCGATCGCGAACTACGGTGTGAGCGTCGAGACCGTCGACGAGGCGCTGACCGCGATCGTGCGCCCCGGTGTCGCGACCGTGCAGATCATCCTCAACGCCTTCCGCCTGAAGCCCCTCGACCGGGTGCTCCCGGCGGCCCGCGAGGCCGGTGTCGGCATCATCGCCCGCGTGCCGCTCGCGAGCGGACTGCTCACCGGCCGCTACACGCACGACACCGTCTTCGCCGCGAACGATCACCGCACGTACAACCGCCACGGCGAGGCGTTCGATCAGGGCGAGACGTTCTCGGGCGTCGATTACGACGACGGCGTCGAAGCCGCCCGGGAGTTCTCCGCACTCGCCGAGAACGCGGGCCTCGCGCCGGCCGCGGCAGCCCTGGCCTGGGTGTCGCAGCTCCCCGGCGTCTCCGCGGTGATCCCCGGCGCACGCAACGTCGCGCAGGCGGAGTCGAACGCCGTCGCCGGGTCGATTCCAGACCTCGGAGCGGAGTTCACCGCATCCGTGCGCGAGATCTACGACCGTCGCCTGCGTGCCGCCGTGCACCCCCGCTGGTGA